One Aspergillus oryzae RIB40 DNA, chromosome 2 genomic window carries:
- a CDS encoding uncharacterized protein (predicted transporter (major facilitator superfamily)), whose translation MSSTQSTSNLTANPRDARGTSVSEQTPLLAEQGLNATPEFQERQDHLVQEPTTKEVILILGSVWVGVFLAALDTTVVATLTGPISSSFHSFSLLSWLATGYLIANAASQPLSGRLTDIFSRRTGLIFSNVFFAVGNLICGLAKSEGAIVLGRVIAGIGGGGILTISVFVTSDLVPLRKRGVWQGFGNICYGAGGGLGGVFGGWINDTLGWRWAFLIQVPFVVVSGILVAVKLDLPVKESGKAKLKRVDFLGAITLVITLVLFLLGLNTGGNQLPWTHPLVLTAFPLSAVFLMIFIYIEANIASEPVIPVRLLLNRTVFSACLTNWLVVMAVYGLIFYLPLLFQVQGSSATGAGIKLIPQAVGTSLGSLGAGILMRASGRYSLYSMISVSLLIVSNTLICTLTLSSPSWQPFIYFLLMGIAYGAILTITLVALVSAVDHEHHAVVTSASYAFRSTGSTIGITVASAVFQNILKSGLWSRFGDREEAKRLIPRIRDSLDELRKLPADWKPGVLATYMESLRAVFLTLLGLTILGAVVSLGMREHKLHTNLARAESPDADADADTDAE comes from the exons ATGTCTTCAACTCAATCTACTTCAAATCTCACAGCAAATCCTCGAGATGCTCGGGGAACATCAGTGTCGGAGCAAACACCGCTCCTTGCGGAACAAGGCCTCAATGCGACCCCAGAATTCCAGGAGCGCCAAGACCATCTAGTACAGGAACCCACTACAAAAGAAGTGATCCTAATCTTGGGAAGTGTATGGGTTGGGGTCTTCCTGGCTGCTTTAG ACACGACTGTTGTTGCCACACTAACTGGTCCTATTTCATCCTCATTCCATTCATTTTCGCTCCTCTCATGGTTGGCAACCGGGTATCTTATTGCTAATGCCGCCTCTCAACCGCTGAGCGGACGGTTAACTGATATTTTCTCTCGACGTACCGGCCTGATATTCTCCAATGTCTTCTTCGCGGTTGGCAACTTAATATGCGGTTTGGCCAAAAGCGAGGGCGCCATTGTGTTAGGCCGTGTTATTGCAGGGATTGGTGGAGGTGGCATCCTTACGATTTCGGTGTTTGTCACCTCCGACTTGGTGCCTCTCAGGAAACGAGGGGTTTGGCAAGGGTTTGGCAACATCTGCTATGGAGCCGGAGGCGGACTGGGCGGCGTGTTCGGGGGCTGGATCAATGACACGctgggatggcgatgggcTTTCCTCATTCAGGTCCCGTTTGTTGTAGTGTCAGGCATCCTCGTTGCGGTCAAGTTGGATCTGCCAGTCAAGGAATCTGGAAAGGCCAAATTAAAGCGAGTTGATTTCCTTGGAGCGATCACACTGGTCATCACActcgttctctttcttctcgggCTCAATACAGGTGGAAATCAGCTTCCATGGACGCATCCACTGGTTCTCACAGCGTTTCCTCTCTCCGCCGTGTTTCTAATGATTTTCATTTACATCGAAGCGAATATCGCGTCGGAGCCTGTCATTCCTGTTCGATTGCTTCTCAACCGGACTGTCTTTTCTGCTTGCCTTACGAACTGGTTAGTTGTCATGGCAGTGTATGGGCTCATTTTCTACTTGCCACTCTTGTTCCAGGTTCAGGGCTCTTCAGCGACCGGTGCTGGCATAAAACTGATCCCCCAGGCAGTTGGAACGTCGCTAGGCTCGTTGGGGGCTGGGATACTCATGCGTGCAAGCGGGAGATATAGTCTGTACAGCATGATATCTGTGTCCCTTCTCATTGTTTCCAACACCCTCATCTGTACTTTGACCCTcagttctccttcttggcagcCTTTCATCTACTTCCTACTCATGGGAATTGCCTATGGCGCCATTCTCACCATCACGCTCGTGGCACTAGTGTCCGCCGTGGATCATGAACACCATGCTGTGGTCACATCGGCGTCCTATGCTTTTCGCAGTACAGGAAGCACAATAGGTATCACCGTCGCTTCTGCGGTATTCCAGAACATCCTGAAGTCCGGACTTTGGTCACGATTTGGTGACCGGGAGGAAGCGAAGAGATTGATTCCACGGATCAGGGACAGTCTTGATGAACTTCGGAAACTCCCAGCAGACTGGAAACCCGGGGTGTTGGCGACTTATATGGAGTCCTTACGGGCTGTGTTCCTTACTCTACTTGGACTCACTATCTTAGGGGCTGTGGTCAGTTTGGGTATGCGCGAACACAAATTGCATACGAACCTGGCACGTGCCGAATCACCGGACGCAGACGCAGACGCAGATACAGACGCAGAATAA
- a CDS encoding uncharacterized protein (predicted protein): protein MEVDGGGEKVVENKERSAITSHELPNNDVASPARRRKRLLLSTESAFVDNVLSSLVQHPDIELRLITDEPSALLSGANKVPHYMDTVDSQTFEKKTGARRWLKAKAAELCEWADMLLVAPIDAGTLGSMLYGLTNTLTLALLRGWISSKPVVLIPGMTVSEWHHPLNARQLQEVDQHWPWVSVVTPVLMKSNNPEELVQLPWGGLVELHETIESTLGLSFSHSSTESIQSSEASKVSSGEQASLSTTATTSRHPPHRSDKGARSLPMELWLNIFEDHLRDWEIAKAVGIPTNLSVPKEWQSHLLKMSAPASLEYTILRGSFAAIKKRIDSLPRWKPISDLACHLIFKFSRTDILSYLTENHLDLLWTTSRLTNVPYRASAIYGNPNILTWWRDAPALPTKEYIADAMDGASRAGFVNVLEWWRTSGLELRYTERALESASAEGRVSVLDWWKKASANAPPSDPIPLKVGKSVLLAAQSGRTASLAWWDASGIPYSHAESVARIASTHGHVHVLDFWYRLKGAKMIFDSQVLVGPTKNGHDNVLEWWRQSGLRVEFKTCDIEEALEDADPVSGAEERVRRWWARNGLNLGVGTSEWMKTKVL from the coding sequence ATGGAGGTTGATGGAGGCGGGGAAAAAGTAGTTGAGAATAAAGAGCGTTCCGCCATCACATCGCACGAACTGCCGAACAATGATGTTGCCTCGCCGGCGCGCCGCCGGAAACGCTTGCTGCTATCTACAGAAAGCGCCTTTGTCGACAATGTGCTCTCGTCCCTCGTTCAACATCCTGACATCGAGTTACGACTGATTACGGACGAACCGTCCGCGCTTCTCTCCGGTGCGAACAAGGTTCCCCACTACATGGACACAGTAGATAGTCAGACTTTTGAGAAGAAAACAGGTGCTCGGAGGTGgctgaaggccaaggctgcAGAACTTTGCGAATGGGCGGATATGCTCCTTGTTGCTCCCATAGACGCTGGAACGTTGGGATCGATGCTATATGGCCTGACCAACACGTTGACACTTGCGCTTCTCCGCGGTTGGATATCCTCAAAACCTGTCGTCCTAATACCGGGCATGACTGTATCAGAATGGCACCACCCATTAAATGCTAGACAGCTTCAGGAGGTAGACCAACATTGGCCGTGGGTTAGTGTGGTAACACCTGTGTTGATGAAATCCAATAATCCCGAGGAACTCGTCCAGCTTCCTTGGGGTGGCTTAGTGGAGCTTCATGAAACCATCGAATCAACCCTAGGcttgtctttttctcattcttcaaCGGAATCCATTCAGTCATCCGAAGCTTCGAAAGTTTCTTCGGGAGAGCAAGCATCCCTTAGCACGACTGCTACGACTTCACGACACCCCCCTCATCGGTCCGATAAGGGCGCACGGTCGTTACCAATGGAACTATGGTTGAATATATTCGAGGACCACTTGCGAGATTGGGAGATCGCAAAAGCAGTCGGTATCCCAACGAATCTTTCTGTTCCTAAGGAATGGCAAAGTCACCTTCTTAAGATGTCGGCCCCTGCCTCCCTCGAATATACAATTCTCCGGGGCTCCTTCGCTGCAATCAAGAAACGTATTGATAGCTTGCCACGCTGGAAACCCATCTCCGATCTTGCCTGCCACCTGATCTTCAAATTCTCACGAACCGACATTCTTTCATACCTGACGGAGAACCACCTTGATCTTTTATGGACAACTTCTCGCCTCACTAACGTACCATACCGTGCGTCTGCTATTTATGGAAACCCTAACATTCTAACATGGTGGCGTGATGCCCCCGCACTTCCTACCAAGGAGTACATCGCCGATGCAATGGATGGTGCCTCTCGCGCCGGCTTCGTCAATGTCCTCGAATGGTGGCGTACTTCCGGTCTCGAACTCCGGTACACTGAGCGAGCCCTCGAGTCAGCCAGCGCGGAAGGCCGTGTGTCCGTTCTAGACTGGTGGAAGAAAGCCTCCGCGAACGCACCCCCATCGGACCCCATCCCCCTCAAAGTCGGAAAATCCGTCCTCCTAGCAGCACAATCAGGCCGCACAGCATCCCTCGCCTGGTGGGACGCCTCAGGCATCCCCTACAGCCACGCCGAATCAGTTGCCCGCATCGCCAGCACGCACGGCCACGTCCACGTGCTCGACTTCTGGTACCGACTCAAAGGCGCCAAGATGATCTTCGACTCGCAGGTCCTTGTCGGACCGACAAAGAACGGACACGACAACGTTCTCGAATGGTGGCGACAGAGCGGTCTCCGCGTCGAGTTCAAGACGTGCGATATCGAAGAGGCCCTCGAAGATGCAGACCCCGTGTCCGGTGCCGAAGAAAGAGTTCGGCGGTGGTGGGCTCGCAATGGACTCAACCTTGGCGTGGGGACGAGCGAATGGATGAAAACGAAAGTGTTGTGA
- a CDS encoding uncharacterized protein (predicted protein), giving the protein MASGSASSEPKDASLCQEEGSSQEVGDLSASIKNGPRIQSPSTDCLWAVCVFLPVVQSKLDVADKFEVPQLKQKAKDKFETIARTCWEMDDYPIAISEAYQRTHKGDRSSRYPDFRTVLEEVLGFAADLVRHSPGNTGVKKYCCPNCNFNWMLGHSAGNISYRCPKC; this is encoded by the exons ATGGCTTCAGGGTCGGCAAGTAGTGAACCGAAGGATGCCAGCCTTTGCCAGGAAGAAGGTTCTAGTCAAGAGGTCGGTGATTTATCTGCTAGTATCAAGAA CGGACCAAGAATTCAAAGTCCATCGACTGATTGTCTGTGGGCAGTCTGCGTATTTCTCCCGGTTGTTCAAAGCAAATTGGACG TTGCCGACAAATTTGAGGTTCCACAGCTCAAGCAGAAGGCCAAAGACAAGTTCGAAACAATTGCCAGGACATGCTGGGAAATGGACGACTACCCTATAGCCATCTCGGAGGCATACCAGCGTACCCACAAGGGAGACAGGTCTTCGCGATATCCTG ATTTTCGGACCGTTCTCGAGGAGGTTCTGGGCTTTGCAGCCGACCTGGTTCGGCATTCACCAGGAAATACCGGGGTCAAAAAATACTGCTGTCCAAACTGTAACTTTAACTGGATGCTGGGACATTCTGCCGGGAACATTAGCTACAGATGTCCAAAAT GTTGA
- a CDS encoding uncharacterized protein (predicted protein), which yields MGGVHRKAPNTFKKIKESLKSIFKRKKGDKNNAQAAEQKPEDAAAAGAGAATTEATATHEAPAAETQAPTATGPAQSTPAISPGTSIPEQGQHNDHEAPAPTPLPQIPPIETTESAAPAETPAAQPTAGLVGGTAPVEPTKPEAK from the exons ATGGGTGGAGTTC ATCGCAAAGCACCGAACACCTTCAAAAAGATTAAGGAGAGCCTTAAATCTAtcttcaagagaaagaagggcGATAAGAACAACGCCCAGGCCGCGGAGCAAAAACCAGAAgatgccgccgccgcagGCGCTGGTGCAGCTACCACCGAAGCAACCGCCACCCATGAGGCCCCGGCTGCGGAAACCCAGG CTCCTACAGCAACTGGTCCGGCACAATCGACGCCTGCCATCTCCCCGGGTACCTCGATACCAGAGCAAGGGCAGCACAATGATCATGAAGCACCTGCTCCGACACCCTTGCCCCAAATCCCGCCCATAGAGACAACGGAATCTGCCGCTCCTGCTGAGACCCCCGCTGCCCAGCCAACTGCCGGCTTGGTTGGTGGAACAGCTCCTGTTGAGCCCACCAAAC CTGAAGCTAAATAA
- a CDS encoding oxidoreductase, short-chain dehydrogenase/reductase family (dehydrogenases with different specificities (related to short-chain alcohol dehydrogenases)), with translation MSGRLEGKVAIITGSGSGFGHGIAKKFVEEGAKVIVAEISKENGEKVAAELNSKFVFADVTSRESWQTLLQTALDTYGQLDIVVNNAGATYSNKPTGQVTDADFDLCMNVNVKSIYLSANVIVPYFEQNNRPGCFVQVSSTAALRPRPGLTWYNASKAAVSIATKTMAVEYGPKKIRFNCVCPVVGSTGMTHLFLGKPDTEENRAAFVSTVPLGRPSTPADVANACSFLASDEAQFITGVDLEVDGGRCV, from the exons ATGTCCGGACGTCTAGAAGGTAAAGTCGCCATCATAACAGGCTCCGGCTCAGGCTTCGGCCACGGCATTGCAAAGAAATTCGTCGAAGAGGGCGCGAAAGTCATAGTCGCAGAGATATCCAAAGAGAACGGCGAAAAGGTCGCAGCAGAGCTCAACAGCAAATTCGTCTTTGCAGACGTAACAAGCCGAGAATCCTGGCAAACATTACTCCAGACAGCTCTGGACACGTACGGCCAGCTGGACATTGTAGTCAACAATGCGGGGGCAACCTATTCCAATAAGCCCACAGGCCAGGTCACAGACGCCGACTTTGACCTATGCATGAACGTCAATGTGAAGTCGATCTACCTCTCGGCGAACGTCATTGTACCGTATTTCGAACAGAATAACCGTCCCGGATGTTTTGTCCAGGTTTCTTCTACCGCTGCGCTTCGGCCGCGCCCCGGCTTGACCTGGTATAATGCTTCCAAGGCGGCGGTTAGTATTGCTACCAAGACGATGGCTGTTGAGTATGGGCCAAAGAAGATCCGATTCAATTGCGTTTGTCCTGTTGTTGGGAGTACCGGAAT GACACATCTGTTTCTTGGAAAACCAGATACGGAGGAAAACCGGGCAGCATTTGTATCTACGGTCCCGTTAGGGCGTCCTAGTACCCCGGCGGATGTTGCCAATGCCTGCAGTTTCCTTGCTAGTGATGAGGCGCAGTTTATCACCGGCGTGGACCTAGAG GTCGACGGCGGTCGCTGTGTCTAG